From Desulfotignum phosphitoxidans DSM 13687, one genomic window encodes:
- a CDS encoding sirohydrochlorin cobaltochelatase, whose protein sequence is MKHVWHPLIVGILALGLLLTTGSTIFAHQHDIHKEKKVGILLVAFGSSEASAQVSFENIDRKVKAAWPDTPVYWAYTSRIIRHKLAKQGKHLDSPAMALARMADDQFTHVAVQSLHTIAGSEYHDLGRVVGAFRSMGVFDQVIQGYPLLATQADMEKAVEALFDIIPAERKQQDAVVFMGHGTHHPGNAFYPALMFQAQQRDPLVFIGGVEGYPEIDEIQSWLAEKKIKTAWLLPFMSVAGDHAKNDMAGDEADSWKSILSEAGIDCHTIMKGTAEYDSFVDIWVSHLEEVLHHFE, encoded by the coding sequence ATGAAACATGTATGGCATCCATTGATTGTGGGCATTCTTGCCCTGGGTTTGTTACTGACTACTGGCAGCACCATTTTTGCCCACCAACATGACATCCACAAGGAAAAAAAAGTCGGCATTCTGCTGGTGGCGTTTGGTTCCAGTGAAGCCAGCGCCCAGGTGTCGTTTGAGAATATCGACCGCAAAGTCAAGGCCGCCTGGCCGGACACCCCGGTATACTGGGCATACACCTCCCGGATCATCCGGCACAAACTGGCGAAACAGGGAAAACATCTGGATTCTCCGGCCATGGCCCTGGCCCGGATGGCGGATGACCAGTTCACCCACGTGGCCGTGCAGAGCCTGCACACCATTGCCGGATCGGAGTACCATGATCTGGGCCGCGTAGTGGGGGCGTTCAGGTCCATGGGAGTATTTGACCAGGTGATCCAGGGGTATCCGCTTCTGGCTACCCAGGCGGATATGGAAAAAGCCGTGGAGGCCCTGTTTGACATCATCCCTGCCGAAAGAAAACAACAGGATGCCGTGGTGTTTATGGGACACGGGACCCATCATCCCGGCAACGCGTTTTATCCGGCCCTGATGTTCCAGGCCCAGCAGCGGGATCCGCTGGTGTTCATCGGCGGAGTGGAAGGGTATCCGGAAATCGATGAGATCCAGTCCTGGCTGGCAGAAAAGAAAATCAAGACGGCCTGGCTGCTGCCGTTCATGTCCGTGGCCGGAGATCATGCCAAAAATGACATGGCCGGCGATGAAGCGGATTCCTGGAAATCCATTCTTTCAGAAGCCGGGATCGACTGCCACACCATTATGAAAGGCACGGCAGAATATGATTCCTTTGTGGACATCTGGGTGTCCCACCTGGAAGAGGTGTTACACCATTTTGAGTGA
- a CDS encoding type II toxin-antitoxin system VapC family toxin — translation MGLMLNTNVFIHSERSKSQIDFSPWEEYGDVYISAVTVSELLVGVHYADNESRRARRSAFVESILSKVPVLDFNTEVARVHAGLFASLSRQGMMIGAHDLIISATALVHNCAVLTENKNEFERVPGLETILFIKT, via the coding sequence ATGGGATTAATGCTGAACACAAATGTTTTTATTCATTCTGAGCGATCGAAATCTCAGATAGATTTTTCACCCTGGGAAGAATATGGCGATGTATATATCAGCGCAGTGACTGTTTCTGAATTATTGGTTGGTGTTCATTATGCTGATAATGAGTCAAGAAGGGCGCGTCGTTCCGCTTTTGTGGAATCCATATTGAGTAAAGTGCCTGTGTTGGATTTTAATACTGAAGTCGCCAGAGTGCATGCTGGTTTATTTGCATCACTTTCCAGGCAGGGTATGATGATAGGGGCACATGACCTGATTATTTCAGCAACCGCCTTAGTCCATAACTGTGCAGTATTGACAGAAAATAAAAACGAATTCGAAAGAGTTCCTGGACTTGAAACCATTTTATTCATTAAAACATAG
- a CDS encoding TonB-dependent receptor plug domain-containing protein yields MKNKGIYLGIIAVFWMTAITGISAGRAEDQAVTTMDQVVVSVTQTETTSAKIGGNSVTVITAKEIEEKNPHTVLELLKTVPGVFVTSTGGMGTSSSVFIRGADEKNTLVMLDGIILNDSSHRNRSADLADINLDQVERIEVVRGAMSVMYGSNATAGVINIITKKGSRDPEATASVEGGSYGTWKTGAHASGATDKLTYAVSGSYLSRDGFSIADKDNPRIPQNGNTDEKDGYDNLTLSGNLGFEFNENFSVSSTLRYVDAQVDLDDYEGGYTGDNITSTWVPDPVSGAWVNTLVPNPDGPTYKRSESERLMGQVGINNWFAQGRVESILSYKFTRSDLQAYDNDNLPWYDYQGASDEFSWQGNIDFENHVLSFGTGYFNEAMESLSSGVADIDTHTLSYWLQDPLFVGESLVLIAGARMDDHQSFGRKTTFRIAPAYEIPSTGTRLKASFGTGFRSPSLYELYSVYGNPDLAPEKSQGWDLGVEQGFLDDHLTLGHI; encoded by the coding sequence ATGAAAAACAAAGGGATATATTTAGGGATCATCGCTGTTTTCTGGATGACGGCAATCACCGGCATTTCCGCCGGCCGGGCAGAAGATCAAGCAGTCACCACCATGGATCAGGTCGTGGTGTCAGTCACCCAGACCGAAACCACTTCAGCAAAAATCGGCGGCAACAGCGTCACCGTGATCACGGCCAAAGAGATTGAAGAAAAAAACCCCCATACCGTGCTGGAACTTCTCAAAACCGTGCCCGGTGTATTTGTGACATCCACCGGCGGCATGGGAACCAGCTCCTCCGTATTCATTCGGGGAGCGGACGAGAAAAACACCCTGGTAATGCTGGACGGTATTATTCTCAATGACTCCTCCCACCGCAACCGGTCCGCTGATCTCGCAGATATCAACCTGGATCAGGTGGAACGTATCGAAGTGGTCAGAGGTGCCATGAGTGTGATGTACGGCAGCAATGCCACAGCCGGCGTGATCAACATCATCACCAAAAAAGGAAGCAGAGACCCTGAAGCCACCGCTTCCGTGGAAGGCGGCTCCTACGGCACCTGGAAAACCGGCGCCCATGCCTCGGGTGCCACGGACAAGCTCACATATGCCGTGTCCGGCTCTTATCTGTCCCGGGACGGGTTTTCCATTGCAGACAAGGACAACCCGCGCATCCCCCAGAATGGCAACACGGATGAAAAAGACGGGTATGACAATCTCACATTATCCGGCAACTTAGGATTTGAATTCAATGAAAATTTTTCCGTCTCATCCACCCTGCGGTATGTGGATGCACAGGTGGATCTGGATGATTATGAAGGCGGGTATACCGGAGACAACATCACTTCCACCTGGGTGCCGGATCCGGTCTCCGGTGCATGGGTCAACACCCTGGTGCCCAACCCGGACGGTCCCACATACAAACGATCTGAATCAGAACGTCTGATGGGACAGGTCGGAATCAACAACTGGTTTGCCCAAGGCCGGGTTGAATCCATTCTGTCCTATAAATTCACAAGAAGTGATCTTCAGGCGTATGACAACGACAATCTGCCCTGGTATGACTATCAAGGCGCTTCCGACGAATTTTCCTGGCAGGGCAACATCGATTTTGAAAACCATGTGCTGTCCTTTGGCACCGGGTATTTTAACGAAGCCATGGAAAGCCTGAGCAGCGGAGTGGCGGACATCGATACCCACACCTTGAGCTACTGGCTCCAGGACCCGCTCTTTGTCGGCGAAAGCCTGGTTTTGATTGCCGGGGCCCGCATGGATGATCATCAGTCCTTTGGTAGAAAGACCACGTTCAGGATCGCACCCGCCTATGAGATCCCGTCCACCGGTACCCGTCTCAAAGCCAGCTTCGGCACCGGTTTCAGGTCTCCCTCCCTGTATGAACTTTATTCCGTCTATGGGAACCCGGATCTTGCGCCGGAAAAAAGCCAAGGCTGGGATTTGGGGGTGGAGCAGGGTTTTCTGGATGATCACCTGACTTTGGGCCATATATGA
- a CDS encoding sirohydrochlorin cobaltochelatase, with product MHPNGYIGRKMHLPPLKEKPAVIIAAFGSTTRAGDVLKNFQAHLERHFSAYEIFWAYTSEIIRRKTGLPSLHQTLAQVEAAGFRKAVVQPLHVFPGTEYGQIQETCAYFPGLRVFMGETLCHRWDFIRQTLAVMEQDFLPPDQGVNLLALHGTPLAADPVNIVYLGVEKLVADRYPHVRAAAIEGIPDPDALFTRMKKKRTIDRVKQARIIPMMYFAGMHARDDLMGEEDSWRACLEKMGFTVDCPMVEVKEKPLFKGLTHYPEVTGFLAERLERALGLAGYF from the coding sequence ATGCACCCCAATGGATATATCGGCCGCAAGATGCACCTGCCGCCACTCAAGGAAAAACCCGCCGTCATCATTGCCGCTTTCGGTTCCACCACCCGGGCCGGGGATGTCCTGAAAAATTTTCAGGCACACCTGGAACGGCATTTTTCAGCATATGAGATCTTTTGGGCCTATACCTCGGAAATCATCCGCCGGAAAACCGGCCTGCCCAGCCTGCACCAGACCCTGGCCCAAGTGGAAGCAGCCGGGTTCAGAAAGGCGGTGGTGCAGCCTCTGCACGTTTTTCCGGGCACCGAGTACGGGCAGATCCAGGAGACCTGTGCCTATTTTCCCGGCCTGCGGGTGTTCATGGGAGAGACGCTGTGCCATCGGTGGGATTTTATCCGGCAGACCCTGGCGGTGATGGAACAGGATTTTCTGCCGCCGGACCAGGGTGTAAACCTGCTGGCCCTGCACGGCACACCCCTGGCGGCCGACCCTGTGAATATCGTGTACCTGGGCGTGGAAAAGCTGGTGGCGGACCGGTATCCCCATGTGAGGGCTGCAGCCATTGAAGGCATCCCGGATCCGGATGCCCTGTTTACGCGGATGAAAAAGAAGCGGACCATCGACCGGGTCAAACAGGCCCGGATCATCCCCATGATGTATTTTGCGGGCATGCATGCCAGGGATGATCTGATGGGCGAAGAGGACAGCTGGCGTGCCTGCCTGGAAAAGATGGGCTTCACCGTGGACTGTCCCATGGTGGAAGTAAAGGAAAAGCCCTTGTTCAAAGGCCTGACCCATTATCCGGAAGTCACGGGTTTTCTGGCAGAACGCCTGGAGCGGGCCCTGGGACTGGCCGGTTATTTCTGA
- a CDS encoding GNAT family N-acetyltransferase yields the protein MKQPDDYDFVKLNREHLDILVSWADQEGWNPGPHDADVFWHTDPDGFYGFFDQGELVAGGAIISYDGAFGFMGFFIVKPAYRGRGIGRKLWYLRRDTLLKRLDPGAAIGMDGVVAMQPFYNRGGFALSFRDLRYEGTGTPRPQEDAVSAIREPDLEKVLAYDRECFGCDRRRFMTRWLKMPEAYPFKYTEGSRLKGFAVLRKVRQGYKIGPLFADTPDIADALFCACSAATGNAPFYLDIPIVNTAAQALVDRHKMTYVFECARMYHGTPPALPMDKIYGITTFELG from the coding sequence ATGAAACAGCCCGATGATTATGATTTTGTCAAACTCAACCGGGAACATCTGGATATTCTGGTGTCCTGGGCAGACCAGGAAGGGTGGAATCCCGGCCCCCATGACGCGGACGTTTTCTGGCACACGGATCCAGACGGATTTTACGGATTTTTCGATCAGGGAGAACTGGTGGCCGGCGGCGCCATCATCTCCTATGACGGCGCATTCGGTTTCATGGGCTTTTTCATTGTCAAGCCCGCCTACCGGGGCCGGGGCATCGGCAGAAAACTGTGGTACCTGAGGCGGGATACTTTGCTGAAACGGCTGGACCCCGGGGCCGCCATCGGCATGGACGGGGTGGTGGCCATGCAGCCGTTCTACAACCGGGGCGGGTTTGCACTTTCGTTCCGGGATCTGCGGTATGAAGGCACGGGAACCCCCCGGCCCCAGGAGGATGCCGTGTCCGCCATCAGGGAACCTGATCTGGAAAAGGTGCTGGCATACGACCGGGAATGCTTTGGATGTGACCGACGGCGGTTCATGACCCGGTGGCTGAAAATGCCGGAGGCCTATCCCTTCAAATACACGGAAGGCAGCCGGTTAAAAGGGTTTGCCGTGCTGCGGAAGGTCCGGCAGGGATACAAGATCGGCCCGCTGTTTGCTGACACCCCGGACATCGCGGATGCATTGTTTTGTGCCTGTTCGGCGGCAACCGGAAACGCGCCGTTCTACCTGGACATTCCCATTGTCAACACGGCGGCCCAGGCCCTGGTGGACCGCCACAAGATGACCTATGTGTTTGAATGCGCCAGAATGTATCACGGCACACCCCCGGCCTTGCCCATGGATAAAATTTATGGCATCACCACGTTTGAGCTTGGGTGA
- a CDS encoding IS1634 family transposase has protein sequence MAKPITGKTHVGERREKRPNGDIYVYERVTAYDEKTRKTYTVSQKLKGKIKSGTHKILPTRPKKHKGEGGLVDATRRHTGLTDILEWVGKVSGIDNDVCASFSEGDAAKILSIARYWIGSGGNTLPRLESWQVMHPLPYREAITEDVYGSLFKDVGRNEEGVQRYFSARAAHLGKSPMLAFDSTTISTYSENQSEARQGFNKDGDGLNTIKLLTLYSVKAGEPIAFSKQPGNIPDVISIENTLTQLKCLNLEKPLIVTDNGYYSQKNMMEFALRNVKFLTLVDPNIIWVRETIDALRATIAGMASTCPFDPSICGATLHRMHQFSRTRQRSRNRKIAGEKETFSRRLYVHVYYSPDNEAKKELAFRKDLLELKAQIQGGNTEFTPSAQKKIDKYLTCSKKGRGGQLKVGFNDKAITEAKRYFGYFALVSNQTMDTFTALENYRLREKIEELFAVQKGRLDGARPRTWYPDNLRGRQFTQFISLGYHCSLMKKIKEVQSKLGKNESGKTKSLLNLEKKLENWLAQRSLAQILDWFDCIETTKVQTAMGSYRWSTESVARDRLFLKYLGVNTE, from the coding sequence ATGGCTAAACCAATAACAGGAAAAACTCACGTCGGTGAACGGCGTGAAAAGCGTCCGAATGGGGATATTTACGTCTATGAACGGGTTACAGCCTACGACGAAAAGACCAGAAAGACCTATACGGTCAGTCAGAAACTCAAAGGAAAAATCAAGTCGGGAACTCACAAAATTTTGCCGACTCGTCCGAAAAAACATAAAGGCGAAGGAGGCCTTGTCGATGCAACACGTCGGCATACCGGCCTCACGGACATATTGGAATGGGTTGGCAAGGTTTCCGGCATTGATAATGATGTATGTGCTTCATTCAGCGAGGGTGATGCGGCAAAGATACTTTCTATCGCACGCTACTGGATTGGTTCCGGTGGCAACACGCTGCCACGTCTTGAGAGTTGGCAGGTGATGCACCCTCTTCCATATCGCGAAGCGATCACTGAGGACGTCTATGGTAGCCTGTTTAAGGATGTTGGTCGCAATGAGGAAGGCGTTCAGCGCTATTTTTCAGCTCGGGCGGCACACCTGGGGAAGTCTCCTATGCTGGCGTTTGACTCTACCACTATTTCGACCTATTCTGAAAATCAGTCGGAGGCACGACAGGGATTCAACAAGGATGGCGACGGACTCAACACCATCAAGCTTTTGACCTTATATTCCGTCAAGGCTGGCGAACCGATAGCCTTCTCTAAGCAACCCGGCAATATTCCGGATGTCATCTCCATTGAAAACACTTTGACACAACTCAAGTGTCTCAATCTGGAAAAGCCTCTGATCGTCACCGATAACGGCTACTACAGCCAGAAAAACATGATGGAATTCGCCTTGCGCAATGTGAAGTTTCTGACGCTGGTTGATCCAAATATTATATGGGTCCGCGAGACAATTGATGCGCTCCGTGCAACAATAGCGGGTATGGCCAGCACTTGTCCTTTCGACCCGTCAATCTGCGGAGCAACTTTGCACAGAATGCACCAGTTCAGCCGGACACGCCAGCGATCACGCAACAGGAAAATTGCAGGTGAGAAAGAAACGTTCTCGCGCCGCCTGTATGTGCATGTTTACTATTCCCCGGACAACGAAGCTAAGAAAGAACTCGCCTTCCGTAAGGATCTGCTTGAACTGAAGGCGCAAATACAAGGAGGAAATACCGAGTTCACGCCATCTGCGCAAAAGAAAATAGACAAGTACCTGACCTGTTCCAAAAAGGGGCGTGGGGGGCAGCTTAAGGTGGGCTTCAATGATAAAGCCATTACCGAAGCAAAGAGGTACTTCGGCTATTTCGCTCTGGTCAGCAATCAGACTATGGACACATTTACGGCACTTGAAAACTATCGGTTGCGAGAAAAAATTGAAGAACTCTTTGCCGTGCAAAAAGGGAGACTCGACGGTGCGCGACCGCGCACATGGTACCCGGACAATCTGCGCGGAAGACAATTCACACAATTTATCTCGCTGGGCTATCATTGTTCCCTGATGAAAAAAATAAAGGAAGTACAGTCCAAGCTCGGGAAAAATGAATCCGGAAAAACCAAATCACTTCTCAATCTCGAAAAAAAATTGGAAAACTGGCTTGCGCAACGCTCTCTCGCTCAGATCTTGGATTGGTTCGATTGCATTGAAACCACAAAGGTACAGACTGCCATGGGCAGCTATCGATGGTCCACCGAATCAGTAGCCAGAGACAGACTGTTCTTGAAGTACTTGGGAGTGAATACCGAATAG
- a CDS encoding chemotaxis protein CheB gives MTKKELIQKKTQMKVHQITDGLTIQPNRIYVIPPNKDMAILNGTLQLMDLPQPRGFNLPIDSFFKSLAQDQGADAIGIILSGGTRSARLACFYTIDRIRT, from the coding sequence ATGACAAAAAAAGAGCTGATTCAGAAAAAAACACAGATGAAGGTCCATCAGATAACAGACGGGCTTACGATTCAGCCCAACAGGATCTATGTGATTCCGCCCAACAAGGATATGGCCATTTTAAACGGCACCCTCCAGCTCATGGACCTGCCCCAGCCCAGGGGATTTAACCTTCCCATTGACAGTTTTTTTAAATCCCTGGCCCAGGACCAGGGTGCTGATGCCATCGGCATTATCCTGTCGGGTGGAACGCGTTCTGCACGATTGGCCTGTTTTTATACCATTGACCGAATCAGAACTTAA